The nucleotide sequence GCCGCGACGTGTGAGATTTTGGCCGGCTTGTTTCTCGATCTGGATTTGCCGGTTGATGCTGCGACGGCCAAGGCGCTTTACGCCGGCATCGTGACCGATACGGGACAGTTCCGTTTCGCGTCGACGACAGGCAACACGTTTCGCCTTGTTTCGGAATTGGTGTCGCGGGGAGCCGATCCGGTGGAAGCCGGTTTCGAACTCTACGAACGTGAGCCCCTGGGCAAGATGCAGCTGTTGCAGCATTTCCTGGCGTCGTTTGAGATGCACGCCGACGGACGAATCTGTATCGGCACGATCGCTCGTGGCGTCTTCGACCAAACGGGCACGAGTCCCGAGGATACGGAAGGTCTGGTCGACTATGCCCGCGCCATCGACGGCGTGGAAATAGGCTGCTTGATCGAGGAAAAAGAGGATGGGGCCAAGGCCAGTCTTCGCGCCAATGATCCCGTGTTTCGCGTCGATCAAGTGGCGTCGCAGTTTAATGGTGGCGGACACGCCTGTGCCGCCGGATTGAATTTTACGGGTCTCACCACGGCCGAGTTTCGGCAACGACTGGTGCAGGCTTTGATCACGCGCTTGCACGAAGTCGACGCGAGCAAACGAAACTAAGTTATGTTGGGAGCGAAAAAGGATTTTGAGGGTGTCCTCCTGGTGGACAAGCCCACGGAACACACGTCGCACGACGTCGTGGCTCGCTTGCGAGGCAAGCTGAAGATGAAGCGTATCGGCCATGCGGGCACGCTGGACCCATCCGCCACCGGGCTGCTGGTGATGCTCGTGGGCAAGGCGACCCGGATGTCCCAATACCTCATGAGCGCCGAGAAGGAATACACCGGCACCATCACGCTCGGACAAGTGACCAACACGCAGGACGCGGATGGCGAGGTGCTGGAAACGCGCCCCGTGCCCGAGCTTTCCGAAGCGGAAATTCTGGCCGCGATGCAGTCTTTCAAGGGCGATCAGTATCAGACGCCACCGATGTTCTCCGCCATCAAGATCGATGGTGTGCCGCTCTACAAATCCGCCCGCAAGGGCGAGGACATTGAACGCGAGCCGCGCTTCATTCGGGTCATGCAATACGAGTTGAAACGGTGGGAATCTCCGGAAGTCGACTTCCTCGTGCGTTCGAGCAAAGGCACCTATGTGCGCACGCTGGCGCATGATTTGGGCCAGAAGCTGGGCTGCGGCGGCCACTTGAAATCACTGCGGCGCACGGCCTCGGGGGATTTGCGAGTGGAACAATCAACCACGTTGGAAGACTTGCTGGCCATGCCCCTGACTGAGTTGGAAAAACGTCTGCTCCCGGTGCATCAAGTCGCGCCGCGCATTGCGTTGTGAAAATCTCGCCGCACATCGCCGGATTGGCCGCAGCGTCGGAGCTGCCGGCCCGACCATTGCATTTGGCCATCGGGATGTTTGATGGCGTGCACCTCGGTCATCGTGCGGTGGTGGAGGCGGCGGTGATCTCGGCCCGACGGGCGGGCGGACTGGCGGCGGCGTTGACCTTCGATCCGCATCCCAGTCGGCTGCTGCGTCCCGACAAAGCAGTGCCGCTGTTGTTGCCGGCGCGGGAAAAGGCGCGACGACTCGTGGCCACCGGTCTGGATACCGTGATCACGCAGCCGTTCACCGCGGAATTTGCGGCGGTGCCGGCCGATCAATTTGTGCCGACCTTGCTCAATGCACTGCCGCAGCTGAAAGCGATCTATGTGGGCGAAAACTGGCGGTTTGGCCGGGGCCGTTCAGGAGACGTGCCGCAGTTGAACGCGGCGGCCAAAGCCCATGGCTTGCGGGTTTATTCGGCGCCCCGGGTCAATCTCGATGGGGAACCGATCAGCAGCACCCGCATTCGCGCGGCATTGGGGGCGGGGGACATGGACACGGTGAATGCCTTGCTCGGATACACCTACGGTTGCGAAGGCACGGTGACCCCGGGGAAACGGCTCGGTCGTTCGCTGGGGTTTCCCACGTTGAACCTGCCGTGGGCGCCGGAATGTGCGCCGCGCCTGGGGGTTTACGCCGTGCGTGCGGGCTCCGCGACAAATCCGGGGAAAATGTGGAACGGGGTGGCGAATTTCGGGCTTCGACCGACGGTGGCCGATCCGGCGACGGCGCAGCCCTTGTTGGAGGTGCACCTCTTCGAGACCCCACCATTTGATGTCGGAGATGAGCTGCAAGTGGAGTGGTGTGCGTTCCTGCGGGCAGAGCAACGCTTTACCGGAGTCGATGCATTGCGCGAGCAGATCGGACGGGATCGCGATTCGGCTCGGGAATATTTCGCCTGAACGGCGATTCGTTTCGTTCGTTTCTTATTATACCGTAATGGGTAACGAAACCGAATGGTGGACCCTACAGAACTCGAATCTGTAGGTGAAAAAGCGCAAGAGTGTTCGGTAACAGTGGAATGCGAAGGTGCGGTTAAGCACTACGCACACATAGACACACAAATAGCTCGGGGAATTGGCGCTTTATTGGCGATCCACCGGGCGGAAAGGCGCACGTCATGAGCACGTATGAAGCGGGGGCATTGAAGTGTCCCGAAATCGTGAAGCAGGCGAGGGAACTAGCGGCGAACTTGCGTTCCCTTGCAGATGCGACGGAACGCGGCGAATTCCCTGCCGTGGTCAACGGACTGCATCTCGGGTCTAGGTCGGCCCGCGTTCTCCTCGGAAAGGCGCTGGAATGGCGTCGGCAAGACAATCTCCGGCACGGTCGGATCAACTCAAACCCGCAACTGGGCGGACCCATCACGGAGCTACCTAGGATCAATACGGTGGTTTTGGCGGGGGGCGCCCCCCGCGTAGGGGTCGCCGAAGGCGAAAGCATAGCGTCATGAAGGTGCTGCGTAGACTTCGCCTCTGGTTCCTCTGCATGTGGCACGGTCACGAATGGGACTTCCTTGACGCTGACATCCGGCAAACGACGTGCCAGTGCATGCGCTGCGGTCAGCTTCGAATCATCCGCCACGATACAAGGAAAGGGGGCGTGCTGTGGTAGAACTCATGCCCTTCACTACTCCGAACTTTTGGACGGAGCGCAACGCGGCCGCGAAGCGTCGCCAAATGAAAAAACGAGGGATGCCAGATCTTGACGGAGGTCGATTCATTACCCTGACGGTCAACCGTGAACTTGCACCAAAGGAGGGCGACCACTGGCGACTCCTCGAACCGCAAGAGGCCTATGCACTCGGGAAGGATCGGCTCCGGCGTTTTATCACCCGATTGAGAAAGCGGTATAAAATCCGGCGTTGGTTTTGGAAGATGGAGCTTCATCAACCCGACAACAACGGGCTCGTTTACGCTCACTGGCATTTTTGGTTCGATTACGGGGGTCATATTCCCGGTGAGGAAATCACCAAAGCCTGGGGGCTGGGCCGGACTGACATTCGACGCGTAAGGCGTAAGGAATGGACCTACCTATTTAAATACATGTGCAAGCAAGCCGGGGACTTACCCGACTGGCTCACAACCATGAGACGTGTTCGATTATTTCAAACGTCCATGGGATTCTTTGCGGGCAACGACGAGGCACCGCCACCGGACACGCCGTCCCCCCGGCAGATCGATGAAATCGGCGAAACAGAAAACAATTGTGCCCAGAAAATGGATACGATTGGGGAGAGAATCGTCCGGTGGACGAGGTGTGTCGTTGCCCGCACCACTTCCTCAAATGGCTGTGTGAAGCATAAGCTTCTGGTCATGCAAACTGAACGCTGGGGAGACCTCTTAGCGGCGTTTGCGGAGCTCCGATTTCGTTGCGGTATCTCGCAAGAGGACTGCGAAATCAAAACCCAAAAGATAACGACAACATGGCTAACACAGCTCCCCCCTTGCCTGCAGGGGTATACGTAATAGGCAAAGCGATCGGAGACTTTGAACTCCGAACATTCCAAACCAAGACCGGACGCACGATTCAGATTGTTGAAGGTCAGGTTTTGGCAGGAAAACAATTCGTGAAGGTGGAACAAACCCTCGATCCGGGGGAAAAGCCCATTCTTCTCCAGGACAACGACGAGGTGGTTGCGCCAGTCGTTCCTCACTACTCAGCCGACGGACTTCTGAAGGTCCAAGTGAAGCTGAAACGGCCCAATGTTGGCGGTTGAACAAAAGAAACAGGCCGCACGGCGCGCGACTGCGCGCCGTGCGGCCTACCCTTGTTGAAAGATAAATTAACTGACTTAAAAAATGAGAGAAGAATTACCAAGTTACTTGCGGAAGAGGGTGGGAGTAGGAGGTTTGAGCCTTGAGCAGGCCGTGCACGAATGGCGCGAACGAAGGTTCGTTAAGAAGTCGTTTCGAGACTGGGTCGAAGAACGGCGAAACGAATTCGACGAGGGACTTCCTGAAGAGGCGTTCGGAGCGCTCATGGAAATGCTGACCCCGATGTTCCTGTTCCTGTCCATGGGTCACAACCAGATGGGCAAAGGAACGGACCTAGGCACCTACCACTATCGGGCGTGGGTATTGCTCTATTGCGTTCGTCCCGACCTCCTGCAGGGGCAAACGACCGTGGAAGCTGCGCAGATGTTTGGATGCTCCCGCGGATGCCTCACCAGAGTCATTGATCAATTTCGGATGCTTTATCCGGACATCATCGGGATTCGAAATGGATCAACTACCCAGTCTCAAATTGCCGAACGAAAGAAGAAACTGGCGGCCTAGAACTTGGGTAAGTAGCACTCCATATTGATACGAAAACAAGCCCGGGAGGATTTTCTTCTCTCCGGGCTTTTTGTGAAAAGTCGAGACCTGACGTGTTCAGTTTTCTCTAGCATTGACGCTGAGAAGTAAAAAGCGAAAGCCTACCTTCATGTCGTCCATTAATCGCCAGATCCACAGCATGTTCGCCAAACGAATTAAATTGAATGCGGTCTAGGTTTAAAACGATATTTGCGATGCTTTGATTTTGATCCGGAGACAATTTGACATTAATGTTGAGCTCAATGGGCTGCTCGAGAACTGATTTGCCATCGTCGTCCACAAGAGATAATCGAATCTTTTTGTCGCCTTCTTCCATTTTCTCAAACCGAAGCTTCAAAGCTACGCACCATCGAGGGTGAACGAACGGAGTTTGACCTGCAAATATGGTGTCGAAAATACCAACTACGTTTAGTTTTCCTCCGTAGTCGGCAGCGAAGTCGCAAATCGTAAACAGTTCTACTTTCATCGTGGTTCAATCTAGTGGGTTTTAGTATGCGGAACAGAAATCTCGATGATTCGACAGGACCACTTCTATAGCAATTAAATAAGTCTAATTGAGCGTGGAGGTGGGTGGCTTCGAAGCGATTGAGTCGAGATCGGATAGAAATTTCAAAATTCTGTTAGAAACCTGAAGTTATATCGTTTCAGAATACGTTATTCCAATTGGTGAGAACCGTCTGGAAATCTTAGGATACGCGCTTTGCGTTGGAGTTTCGGTTTCGTAAGGTGTGTTCTTCTTTCGTTACAGGAGGGCAACCGTCTGCGAACCATTTTCGGATCACGAGAGCTGCATATTCAGTAGGCGTCGCGCCTAGAGGTTTGCTGTAATTGCAGACTTCTTCTGCGATATGCTCCGGAAGGGATACGTTGAATCGTCGTTTTTCGGCCACGTGCAAATTAGTGCGAAAAAGTTCTGAAATTGCACTTGATCATTTCGGTATCAAAAGATACTGATTTGATCGTGATCGAATTCGTCTTCAGACCAACGAGATTGATTCTCGGGAAGCGGGTGGCTTCGCCGTATTGGTCAGGTCGATACAGTCTGGAGAAAGGGGAGGCGGCGCGGACGGTGGCGCTTCACACACCGGACAAGACCGTCGCTCAGCAACGTCTTCGGCAGATCATCGTTGAAAAGCAACGGGAGGCGGCGGGTATCATTGCACCGGCTGCCGTTCGGGAGGCTGCGGCCTCTCCAGTGTCTCAGCTCCTGGAGGCCTACGAATCCGATTTGACCGGGCGAGAACTCAACGGCCAGCACGTCCACGACACGCTTTTTCGTCTTCGTCGTATGATGCTTGAAATGCGCTGGAAGCGGGTCTCGGACATTCGCCCCGATGTGTTCGTGCGTTGGCGGGCAATGCTGGCCAATTCTGCCACGTCGAAGCGGGCTTATCAAATATCGGCGAATTCGTTCCTAAACTGGCTGGTCCGCACAGAGCAGATTGACCGGAACCCGCTGGCCAAACTCGGCTTGGTCGAAATCCGGGGCAAGGGCGTGCGCAATGCTCGGTCCTTCAGTCCCGATGAACTCGAGCGGCTTCTGTCCGTCGCTGAGCGTCGGCGCTTGGTGTATTTGACGCTGATCTATACCGGGCAACGTAAGTCCGAAGTGAAGGCGTTGATCTGGGGCGACCTTCATCTCGAGGGAAATCAACCCTACGCGCTCTTTCGCGAAGGCACGATGAAGGACAAAGAAAAGCGTCCGGTGCCGCTGCATCCGGCGTTAGCTGACGCGTTGCGCCGTATGCGTCAGGCGGGGGTCCTGTCCGACAAGCGGGTGTTTCATCAGGTGTTCCCTGATCTCAAGACGTTGAAGCGTGATCTCGAAAGGGCCGGAATTCCGCAAAAGGACTCGGTGGGTCGAGTGCTGCACTTCCACTCCTTCCGCAAGACGTTCCAAACGCTCGGCGTGCTGCACGGCATCAATCAACGATCCGCACAGGAAATTTTGGGGCACTCGGACGCAAATTTGACGGCGAAAGCTTACACCGATGTGCCGGCACTCGCGCTGCATAATGAAATCGGCAAATTGCCCTGGTTGGGAGAGTCCCGAAAACACTCACACATAGACGCACAAAAACCTAGGAAAAGGGCGGTTTCTCGTGTGCGAGAGCTGATTTTCGGTTTAATCGAACTTTCGCAAAATCTCGAATTAGAACCACTTGCGCAATCTCCCATGGTGGACCCTACAGAACTCGAATCTGTGACCTCTTCCATGTCAAGGAAGCGCTCTAACCAACTGAGCTAAGGGTCCGTCTCAATGAGAGTCGGAGAGTAAGCATAAGCGTTTGGCTGGTCGGCAAGAAAAAACCTCGAGGAAAATTGCGAAGAGGGTGGCGACGGACGGAAGTCGTTTTTCGAGGCGAAGCGACTTGAGTCCCGCGGGGGGAATCTGCTCACTGTCGCCGCCCTATGCTGCAGACCCTGACCATCCGCAACCTCGCCCTGCTGGAACAGGTGTCGCTCGACTTTGAAGCGGGCTTTTCAGTGGTCACGGGCGAAACCGGAGCGGGTAAAAGCATCCTGCTGGGAGCGCTGAGTTTGTTGGCCGGCGAGCGCGCGGATAAAACCATCATTCGGCAGGGCACCGATACCTGCGAGGTCGAGGCTTCGTTGTGGCTGAGCGAACCCGCGCCTCTGGATGACGTGTTGTCGGAACTGAATTTGCCTGTCTGCGATGATGGCGTATTGTTGTTGAAGCGGAGCCTGTCGCGCACGCGGGCTCCGAAGATTTCCGTCAACGGCAGTATGTGCACGCTGGGCAACCTCCAACGATTGGGCGAGATGTGGATCGATTTCCACGGCCCGAGTGAGCCCCGGCGTTTGCTGAAGACGGGATGCCAACTGGAGCTGTTGGACCTGTATGCGCAAAACAAGGACGCGCTGACGCAGTATGCCGCGAGTTATTCGAATTGGCGCGATGCGTTGGCGGAACGAGAGCGAGTGGCGCAGCAGGATCAGTTGTCGCCCGACCAAATTGATTTCTTAAGCGGTCAACTGCAACGTCTGGACGCACTCGAACTTACGGTCGAAGCGATCGAAACATTGGAGCGCGATTTTGGTCGAGTCAGTCGGGCGCAGGAACTCAGCGAACTCGCCCAAGGACTGGAGGCGGGCTTGAGCGGGGATGACGGCATCAGTTCGCAACTGGCACCGATGATGCGGTCGGCACGGGAACTTGCGGAGTTGGACGAGGACGGTAAAACTCTGGCCGAGCGTCTCAACGCCCTGAGTATTGAGATCGCGGATGTGGCGGGGGAATACGCCGCACTGGGTGGTCAATTTTCGTTTGAACCGGAGGAGATCGAATCCCTGCAGGAACGCATGAATGCGTGGCTGGAAGTGAAGCGGAAACACGGCGGCGATATCGAAGCGGTGGTGGCGGCGCGGGAAGCCCTGCGGTCTCAGCTCGACTCGCAGGGCGATATTGAGGGGACGCTCGCCAAGCTTGATCAGAAAATCGCATCGGCCGAAAAGATCGCGCGGAATCAGGCGACCGCCTTGCGCAAAGATCGAGCAAAGGCGGCGCAAGCCCTCTCCAAGGTGGCGGCGAAGGCCATCGCGCAACTCGGATTTAAAAAGGCGGAGTTCCGTATCGAAGTGAGCGCTTCGTTGGATCTCGGTCCCACCGGCGACAGCGACGTGACGTTCCTGTTTTCACCCAACGTCGGCGAGGAGGCTCTGCCGCTGAACCGCATCGCATCGAGTGGCGAGTTGGCCCGCGTGATGTTGGCCCTCAAGACCGTGTTGGCGGATCTCGATGCGGTGCCGGTGCTGGTGTTTGATGAAGTCGATGCCAACGTGGGCGGTGAAATCGGACGCGTCGTGGGCCAGCAAATGGCCGGAATCGGACGCAATCACCAAGTGCTTTGCGTCACCCATCTTCCCCAGGTCGCGGCCCAGGGCAGCGCCCACTTCGTGGTGGAAAAGGACCAATCCAAGCAGCGCGTCGAAGTATCCATCCAACCCATTCACGCCGATCGCACAATGCGCGTGGATGAGTTGGCCCGCATGCTCGGCGACCGCAACGCTCGGAGCGCGCGCGTCCACGCGGAGGAACTACTCGGTCAGGCGTAAACGCGCAATGCGGCGGCAGGCGGGTGGAATCCACACAACGATGATCTTATTTGGGTCATTGCGGATTCACCAAATGTTTTCAACATCACGCGTTTTATGAAACCCCGTCTTCCCCTCCTCCTTATTGCTCTCACCCTGGCTGTCTTTGGCGCGGCCTCCCTTTCGGCGGAAACGCTCAAGGTGCTCTATTTCACCAAGTCTTCCGGCTACGAACACAGTGTGGTCCGTCGGGGCTCGATGGGCGAACCGAGTCATTCGGAAAACGTCTTGAAGTCGTTGGCGGCTCAGCACGACATCGCGTTCACTTTCAGCAAAGACGGCAGCTTGTTTTCGGAAGACTACCTAAACCAGTTCGACGTGGTGTTTTTCTATACCAGCGGAAACTTGGAGATGGTGGGCTCGGATGGGAACCCGCCCATGAGCGCGGCGGGCAAGTTGGCGTTGTTGTCCTGGGTCGCCAATGGAGGCGGTTTTATGGCCACTCATGCGGGCGGTGATTCCTTTCACACGTATGAGAAATTCAACGGCAATACGCCCAAGGATAAACGCGGATACCGGTATCAGCTGAATGGCGAAGCGTCCGACCCCTACATCAAAATGCTCGGCGGTGAGTTCATCAACCACGGGCCGCAACAAGTGGCGACGGCGCTGGTGACGGATACGGAATTCCCCGGGATGGGCCCAGCGGGCGAAGCGATTCACGTAATGGAAGAGTGGTATTCACTCAAAGAGTTTTCCCCGATCAATCACGTGGTGCTCGTGATGCAAACGGCGGGCATGGAAGGCAGTGATTATCAGCGGCCGGACTATCCGCTTTCCTGGGCCAAGCCTTACGGCGAAGGCCGGGTTTGGTATAGCGGCATGGGCCATCGCGAGGACGTTTGGGAGGCGGAGTATTTCCAATCCATTCTCGTGGGAGCCATGGAATGGACGGGCGGTCGCACGGACGCGAACATCACGCCGAATCTGCTCGAAGCGGCTCCCGGCGCGCTGACCCTGCCGCCCGCCCGTTGAGGCGCGACCACGATCGACTAGTGGTGATGCATGTGCGCCGCCGCTGCGTCACCGGTGGGCCAAGGAAATGATCCCCGGGAGACTTCACGCGGGGTGCCACTGCCTTCGCGAATCACGAATTCCTGGTCCAACGCCAGACCTGTAAAGACCTGCGTCTTGCCGGTGGTGGGCCAGAAAATCTCCACGCGTTTGACGGCGGTGGCATCGCCCAGCCCGATTTCCTGGCGGAACGATGTCGCCCCGAAACTGCCTCCGCTGCTGACGACACGATGGATGGCGCGTTCGACGGATGGCGTTTGCACGACGACTTTTATTCGGGAGCCAACGCCGGGTCGGTTGGACTGCACGCCCTCGAGTTGCAGTTTGATCCAGTGATTGCCGTGTCCCGGATTGGCGAAAAGTTGGTTGGGGTAGTGGTCGCCCGAAAACGCGCCGCCGACCACCGCATACACGTCCTGAGCACCGTCGTGATTGAGATCGCCGAAAGCGATGGCGTGGCCCTTCTGCAGCTGTCCGAATCCGCCGGAAGTGGTGACATCCTGAAATCCGGTCCCGTCGTGGCCGCGGAACATCCGGTTGGGAATGATCGTGCCGAGGTGAGGATCTCCGGTGCCAACGTAAAAATCGAGCCAGCCGTCGTTGTCGAGATCGCCGAAGTTACCACCCATCATGTGGAGAATCTGGTCGAGCCCCGCTTCGGCGGACGCATCGGTGAAAGTGCCGTCGCCATTGTTGCGATAAAGGCGGGCTCGTTCGCCGGCGGTTTTGGAACCGAGCAGGTCGGCGAGAATGTCACCGGCGTTGCGTATCGAGTATCCGGTGACAAAGAGGTCGAGCCAGCCGTCGTTGTTGTAGTCAAAAAACCAGCACGGGAAGCTTTTCTGCGGGTCGGCCACTCCCGCTGTTTTCGTGACATCGGTAAATATCCAGTCGCTCTTCAAGTCGCCTGGCGAGGCGGGACCGTCATTGCGCAACAGGCGGTTGGGGCCCGTCAGTGAGGAGACGTAGAGGTCGGGGCGGCCGTCGTTGTTGAAATCGCCGCTGGTCACGCCTTTGACCCAGTCGACAATCGCGACACCGCTGGTCGCGGCGATGTCGGTGAAGGTGCCGTCCTGATTGTTGCGAAAGAGTTGGCACGCGTCGAACTCAGGGTCGCCGGGCACGGACTCATTGCCGATGAAAATGTCGAGCCAACCATCGCCGTTGAAATCGAACCATGTCGCGGTTTGCGTGGAATGGCCTTCGAGCAGTCCGGCGGCTTCCGTGACATCGGTGAACGTGTTGTCACCGTTGTTGCGCAGGAGGGAATTGGGGAAGCGGCCGTCTTTGGCGAGCCAGGCTCCGCGGAGCACGAGCACATCCATGAAGCCGTCATTGTCGATGTCGCCATGGATCATGTTGAGACCACCGAAAAGCCCGGTCAGGCCCGCGGTGTCGGTGAGTTCAGTGAACGAGCCGTCGCCGTTGTTGTGAAAGTAACGCAGCTGACCGTCGAAGCCCCACGCGGAGACCATGAGGTCAAGCCACCCATCCCGGTCAAAATCCTCCATCACGAGCCCACCAGAGAGGTCGTCCACGGCGAGGCCGAGCGAACCGGCGATATCTGGGAAACGTTTGATATCGTAGTCGGAGGCAAACACGCGTTCGGGGATAGCCCACCGGGAAGGCACGTTTTGCGGATATTCGCCCACGGTCATGTGCGCGATGTTGAGCAACCAAGCGGAGTAGGGGCTCGGCGCCATGTTGAGGATTTGGTTCAGCGTGCTGATGGCGGCGCGCGATCCGGCCTGATCCTGATGGATGCCACCGCCTTGAAGCGGGAGCAGGCAGGAGTCGGCGTTGTGGTGGAGGAGGCAGTTCGTTTGCTCCCCAATCCGCAATTCCGTGAGCGCTTTGAGCTCGAGGAGTTGGATGATTTGTTCGCGGGGAAGCGACACTCCGGAGCGACCGATCATACTGCCGAACTCCTCGATTTGAGCGAGAGCGGCTTCGGACTGGCCGTCATTGAGTAAAGCTTGCGCATAAGGCATCATCAACGGAAAGCGGTCCCGATCGGAGACGGCCTCGGCGAGCTGTTTTTCCAGCAGGGGCACGGCGATGTGGGGGAAAAACTGGGTCGTCGCACCGTCGAGTTGGATGTCAAGATTGGCGAGCCGCTCCACCATGCGCCGAGTGCTTTCCGGTTGGGCCGCGCTCAGGGTGAGGCATCCGGTGATCATGGCCGCTAGGCACCAATCACGTATCCGGCGTGGGGTGTTCACACGAAACGAGGGTAATGAGGAGAAATGAGGAAACATGAAAATGGGGTGACGACGGCACGTGAATCCTTGCCGTAATCGCACGGCGGGAGCGCGAAGTCTTCAGCGAATCCGCGGACGGACGCCGCGCAAGTCTCGTTCCCATATTGCGCGGCGCGGGCTGACGCCCGTTGAGCAATTTCAGCTGTCAGCCGCGGGCCAACCGGTCGGCACTGCGCCACTTGGCGGCGGGCACGTAGGCGACCGCGATCAATACGAGCTGGCTGAGGACAAAGGCGACGAGTGACCAGAAAGCCGCATCCATGAAGCCGTAGCTGTGCAAGCCTACACCGAGCATGTTGGTGCCAAACCAACTCCAACTCGTCACGATGTTACCAAAAACGGCCAGCGCCATGATGCCGCGCGTGCGGGCGATGCCTCCCCAGCGCGCGTGGAGCACGATGGCGTTCCAAATCACGATGAGCAGCGCGCCGTTCTCCTTGGGGTCCCAGCCCCAAAAACGGCCCCAGGACTGATCGGCCCAGATGCCGCCGAGAATGGTGCCGACCAGGCTGAACAAAGTCGCGAAACAAACGATGCCGTAGACCATGCGGGAGAGCGCGTCGGCGGTGGCTTTGTCCAATGATTTGGTGAAGACGCCGCGCACCACATAGATTAACGCCAGGAACCCGGCGAGGAAGGTCGCGGAGTAACCGATGGTGATAATGATGACATGCGTCGCCAACCAGAAGTTGGAATCGAGCACCGCCCGCATCATCTCGAGGGTGTCGCCTTGCAGCGACAAGTGATGAGCGATGAGCAACGTGCCGAAACCGATCAACCCGCCGGCCGTCGTGCCGATGCCGTTGCGATAGATGCGCTCCAATATAAGGCAGAGTCCGACGGCCCCCCAGCCGACAAAGAGGGCGGAGGAGTAGAGGTTGGTGACGGGGGGGCGGCCTTCGAGCCACATGCGGATCGCGATGCCAATCGTGGTGGCCACCCACGCCAGCGCCACGAGTTGCGCGCCGTATTTTTGCAGCGGCCGGGTCCAAACCAACCACGAGATGATGGCCATCAGGAATGCCACGACGTAGAGCACGGAGCTACGGTAGAAGGGTTCGGCTTGGTTGAACGTCGCTTCGATGCTGG is from Synoicihabitans lomoniglobus and encodes:
- a CDS encoding CRTAC1 family protein, with protein sequence MITGCLTLSAAQPESTRRMVERLANLDIQLDGATTQFFPHIAVPLLEKQLAEAVSDRDRFPLMMPYAQALLNDGQSEAALAQIEEFGSMIGRSGVSLPREQIIQLLELKALTELRIGEQTNCLLHHNADSCLLPLQGGGIHQDQAGSRAAISTLNQILNMAPSPYSAWLLNIAHMTVGEYPQNVPSRWAIPERVFASDYDIKRFPDIAGSLGLAVDDLSGGLVMEDFDRDGWLDLMVSAWGFDGQLRYFHNNGDGSFTELTDTAGLTGLFGGLNMIHGDIDNDGFMDVLVLRGAWLAKDGRFPNSLLRNNGDNTFTDVTEAAGLLEGHSTQTATWFDFNGDGWLDIFIGNESVPGDPEFDACQLFRNNQDGTFTDIAATSGVAIVDWVKGVTSGDFNNDGRPDLYVSSLTGPNRLLRNDGPASPGDLKSDWIFTDVTKTAGVADPQKSFPCWFFDYNNDGWLDLFVTGYSIRNAGDILADLLGSKTAGERARLYRNNGDGTFTDASAEAGLDQILHMMGGNFGDLDNDGWLDFYVGTGDPHLGTIIPNRMFRGHDGTGFQDVTTSGGFGQLQKGHAIAFGDLNHDGAQDVYAVVGGAFSGDHYPNQLFANPGHGNHWIKLQLEGVQSNRPGVGSRIKVVVQTPSVERAIHRVVSSGGSFGATSFRQEIGLGDATAVKRVEIFWPTTGKTQVFTGLALDQEFVIREGSGTPREVSRGSFPWPTGDAAAAHMHHH
- a CDS encoding cytochrome c biogenesis protein — its product is MIRIYSISVLAAGILYLLAGLRPESSDAGFDLDGFARLPVVADGRIKPMDTVARTHLLTLQGRQRFKTEAPTEIKRTPTEWLLDVFYRAELADDYRHFEIVHPGVLDVLGLTPEDGDGKKRFSYNQMADHLEELDRQATMAQGIEAPARDVFQRAVLQTRNRIIAYQQLKHSLVVPDGRNFLSQLQQLQDELPAGVEAVRARSSDADHDDALANRMIDAGQAFMQLDQYAAMLPLPPLGEDKSDLAWQKTGRALLGAFQTGMVNPYALTYAAMGQAWRDQDAETFNKLVELYSAQLQGDFGDRLRKTSIEATFNQAEPFYRSSVLYVVAFLMAIISWLVWTRPLQKYGAQLVALAWVATTIGIAIRMWLEGRPPVTNLYSSALFVGWGAVGLCLILERIYRNGIGTTAGGLIGFGTLLIAHHLSLQGDTLEMMRAVLDSNFWLATHVIIITIGYSATFLAGFLALIYVVRGVFTKSLDKATADALSRMVYGIVCFATLFSLVGTILGGIWADQSWGRFWGWDPKENGALLIVIWNAIVLHARWGGIARTRGIMALAVFGNIVTSWSWFGTNMLGVGLHSYGFMDAAFWSLVAFVLSQLVLIAVAYVPAAKWRSADRLARG